Below is a genomic region from Rhododendron vialii isolate Sample 1 chromosome 5a, ASM3025357v1.
GTAGTCTCATTTCTCTTCCCAGTGGTAACCAGAATTCAAGTTCCATAATCCTGAATCCCAAACCTGCTTCCCGTGAAACTCGACCTCTGATTTCCACTGGAAAGAAATGAGACTACCAACTTGACAAATTTGATTTCTCGATAAGGAATTCTCGTTGAGTGTTACTACTTCTGGTCTTTTGAACTCACGCAATTCCACTCCAAAATCTTTCCGTGGACTTGGATACGTAGCTGTTGCGTTTGAACAGGTTAATTACAACTGCTAAACAATAAGATTGGTTAATTACATTCAAAAACAATGTTCCCTTAGATTCTACTTGAAAACATGATCTCAAAATGTTGATGATATTCCTCATGGGAATAAGAGATTACTATTAGAATTTTCACACAACACTCATTACTACATGCAAAATAATAGTAATACAACACGCGCGCATCTGATCACACACATAAACAATGAGGGAAATGGAAACCCCAAGGGAGATATCTCACAGCGCGCTCTCTCACACAAATAAACATGCATCACACAAACACACTACTACTTATAGTCTTATAGACACATATTACTACGTACTTCCAACTACACCATCAATATGCACGCCCACCTTTTCACCCACTTGATTTATTAACCCGGAAATCGTGGACGAATTGGAGAACTGCCATGATAAAAACGATGAAGCCGACACAGAAAGCTATGAACGTCCACGGAGATTTAAAATACGTGCGTCTCACGTGTGCCATATTCTTGGGCCAAAAACGCTTGCTATACTCGGTGGCTCTGATGCACGTGTCAGCGAAATATCCTCCTTCTATGATTTCATTGCCTAGCTTGTTGAATAGATTGGCTGCATCCTCGGCGGTACCCAAATAGTTTCTCAGGACTCCGGCCTCTTCGAGCACTTGGATGTCTTTTTCATTGTCAACGAGCATGTCCATTACGAACGCATAGGACGAAACGTGCAGCGAAACGCCTGCGCAGCACTGTTCAAGGGCAATGAGGTTCCTGAGGTATGACTCCGTGTCGTCGTATATTGCGAGTGGTGGGATTTCGAAACGAGCCCTATGACACCACCGAAATCGGCCTTTAGGTTCACTGAACTTGAACTTGAACAGATCGTTTCCTGTATCGGGAGCAAACTTGACTCCTGCATAGACAAGTGCTGATGCCGAAGGCATTCCtctaaaatcaaaatttatctGATTTGCTTTATCAAGAGGTGGAAGGTAACCATCATGTAGGTAATGGAGGATATGATGGTAGTACTTGGCAGTACAACGGTGGTGATCAATATTTTTACCACTTTGAActactacttcttcttcttcttcatctccttcttcttcttctccttcctcttcttcttcttctgctgcttCTCCTGCTACTGCTGCTGTTGTACAACCAAAAACTCTAAGGACACAGTCACTGGACGAACACCAACTACTTTTGGCGGTACCACTGTTGTTGGAATTTCGCTCTGGCATCATCCTATCGGCATAGCACCACCACACATAATCGGTGAGCGACCGGTCCTTGTAGGGGCGATCCGGGATCCGACCTACCGTGAGCTGGAACAATTTCTCAAGCACAATGAAAGGAATTTGGTTCTCGAGGAGTACCATGTCGTTTTTCGCTTTGGTGCCGGTAAAAGCGGTAAAAATTGGATCTGTTTCTGGTCCCTGCTTTTTGAAATGCAAAATCATTAATTCAATTTGTATAGCCTGGTTTATCTGGTTTAATTAAATTTCATAGgttgtttggctaaataagccaagtagtttttttttgtccttattcaattttttttcgtattcgttaatttttcgtcaatttttgaggattattgcttcgttgtgatgagaggaatctaaaaggtaaCAATGTTCgtcaaataaaaattactcgaatcaagccctttccggttatttttttctgatttctcacgggtactcttaaaatcacgttctaaacacatagAGCAGCTTGGATAAttgaaatttgatcagaaaataggagaaaatgggacgtccgcattttatttaaaatgagtgCGCCCTCATAGGcaggggactatatatatatatatatatatatatatatatatatatatatatatatatatatatatatatatatatatagtcagtcCTCTTCTTATAAGGGCAtccgcattttatttaaactGCGAGCATCCcctattctctctttttccgatcgaatttggATGATCCGAGTTGCTCgatcaatgtgttcaaaacgtgattttgaAGGGTACCaacaagaaatcggcaaaaaaaaaaagaccgggaatgaCTTGATCGATTTACTTTTTGATGAAAATACTataatagcatttttttttatcaaaaattgatcCGATCGAGCCCTttccagtattttttttttgtcaatttcttgtggatacccttaaaatcacattctaaacacattgagcggctcaaatcatcgaaattcgatcgaaaaaatGGGACGCCCGTATAAGaagatttgtgtgtgtgtgtctacaTATACATAAAATTTccaataagggcgcccttaatTTAGTTAAGGACGTCCTTTTTCTGACCAATTTGTCATGATTCGAGCCGCGTAatatgtttaaaacgtgattttaagggtactcgcgagaaatcagcaaacaAAAAAGACCGGAAATGGTTTGATCCCAGTAGTTTTTGTTTACATcttatcgaatggttcaaataaaaactgctccaatcaagtccttcccagtcacttttttttgctgatttctgatgtgtacccttaaaattacattcaaaTCACATTAAGCggttcagatcatcgaaattcgatcggaaaaggggaaaaaagagaacatctgcattttttttaaaataagaacGCCCTCATAGGAaggagactctctctctctctatatgtatatatatatacacacacacaacgcATTTCCTCTAAGGGCGCCCTTAGATTAACAAAATGCGGAGTTTGCTTCCTCgtcgttggatctcatccaatgGCTCAAATAAAAGAAAGCAGCTTGCGGGTAAAAAATGGCATGGGTCAGGTAAATGAGCTTGCGGGTCGAATCCGTGTTataacacagagagagagagaaaccttgtTCTTAGTCGATCTTATTCTTCTCCAGTCGTTTTCGTCTTCTTCGATTCGTCTTTCTCACTTGCTCTCTCCGTTTGAGTTGGGAAGCGTACAGAGGAAGGAGGGTATCCGTGGGTTATAACCCGGAGTTGACCCGCGAGCTCATTTACTAGACCCATGCCGTTTTATACCCGCAAGGTGCTTTCTTTTATCTGACCCGTTGGATGAGAGCTGTTGAgatccaacggctaggaagcaaattttgcattttgttAATCTACTGGCGCCCTTAGAGGAAGTGCGCAGTGTGTGTGTGATCCATAGGATATATATGAGTAATTCAAATGATGAGTCCCCTTTAGATAAGGACGtccttattttaaataaaatgcagacatctatttttctcatcattccagatcaaatttcgatgatccaagccactcaatatgttcagaacacacacacacgcacacacatagAGAGGTTTCGGGAACATCTATAAAATCATCtgaaatcttaatctcatagtttatgatcaaatttttatgatcaaAATCGTTCAATATGtacagaatatgattttaagagtgtccacaagaaattagaaaaaaaaaagacctggaAAGACTTTATTTGAGCAATTtatatttgaactgttcaataaaaaactgttcaaaactgtttggatcaaatccttgccggtcatttttttttgctaatttctcgtggcaatctttaaaatcattttctcatcacattgagcggcttgtatcattaaaatttgatcgaaaattatGTGATATTTTTCTAGATATTTTTATAGTTGTTTTcggaaccgtcccgatatacaTACAGTCGATTTCTCA
It encodes:
- the LOC131327921 gene encoding putative UPF0481 protein At3g02645; translation: MPSASALVYAGVKFAPDTGNDLFKFKFSEPKGRFRWCHRARFEIPPLAIYDDTESYLRNLIALEQCCAGVSLHVSSYAFVMDMLVDNEKDIQVLEEAGVLRNYLGTAEDAANLFNKLGNEIIEGGYFADTCIRATEYSKRFWPKNMAHVRRTYFKSPWTFIAFCVGFIVFIMAVLQFVHDFRVNKSTTYPSPRKDFGVELREFKRPEVVTLNENSLSRNQICQVGSLISFQWKSEVEFHGKQVWDSGLWNLNSGYHWEEK